A section of the Eublepharis macularius isolate TG4126 chromosome 1, MPM_Emac_v1.0, whole genome shotgun sequence genome encodes:
- the ADGRF4 gene encoding adhesion G protein-coupled receptor F4 isoform X1 has protein sequence MTAQRIICHSLVVFCVVWISLGEPQIKGKVFNNKLEVRRNPQEECVGNCRAGGQECSEPCKNPFHGNKTFVCLAGQWQKSTETCSSLDVQSLLQRISKPRIVAGKPEYEMHHYSSHSSTTRGEEWPCPMDFSCIIQDILSAPPVAGNIVDIVKLLRSISINLSTNVTIEKLMSFSKMADRILNGSLLPDWAFISEKNASCVLLESVISFAGKLRVPQNVSNSFIATKCARINKNTLEKSFTFSLGFNNSKSNINGTVSLPPEGLRLLSSDSQAISVALPTLGPIIETTLLKNISVNGMVLSVTLPEVLKEVSLRFEKMNKTENLKSQCVAWHSKNQKWDGTACDLQEESSAVAICRCKHQPFLFQSFSILMSQNGVKNAALHTITCVGLVVSICSLVLCLAIEMVVWHQITQTQISYMRHICLVNIAVSLLVADVLFIVAAFVNNMPRNHNTCVAATFFVHFFYLALFFWMLALGLLILYGLLVIFWHLRKSTLLVAAFGIGYGCPLVIALLTVMITEPRKGYLREGACWLNWHHTKALLAFIIPALLIIGINLIVVLVVIARSGRSSVGNRSKPQDLVTVIRVSKNVALLTPLLGLTWGFGLATVVNDASLALHVTFSLLNAFQGFFILLFGTLLDRKTRESLRMKFFPSKIPSPDTTCGHLK, from the exons AAGAATGTGTGGGTAATTGTCGTGCTGGTGGACAGGAATGCAGCGAGCCCTGCAAGAACCCCTTCCACGGAAACAAGACTTTTGTTTGCCTGGCAGGACAGTGGCAGAAGTCGACAGAGACGTGTTCCAGTCTGGATGTCCAATCCCTCCTCCAG AGGATCTCCAAGCCACGGATTGTTGCTGGAAAACCAGAATATGAGATGCATCACTATTCGAGCCATAGTTCTACAACCAGAGGAGAAGAGTGGCCGTGTCCCATGGACTTCTCTTGCATAATCCAGGACATCCTCTCTGCTCCACCTGTTGCAGGAAACATTGTTGACATTGTGAAGCTGCTAAGAAGCATTTCCATAAATTTATCTACAAATGTCACCATTGAGAAATTAATG AGCTTCAGCAAAATGGCTGACCGCATTCTCAACGGCTCCCTCCTTCCAGACTGGGCTTTCATTAGCGAAAAAAACGCCAGCTGTGTTTTGCTCGAATCTGTGATTTCGTTTGCTGGGAAACTGCGCGTCCCTCAGAATGTATCCAATAGTTTCATTGCGACCAAGTGCGCCAGAATCAATAAAAACACTCTGGAGAAGAGCTTTACGTTTTCCTTGGGGTTTAACAATTCAAAGAGTAACATCAACGGGACAGTCTCGCTTCCCCCGGAAGGACTCCGGCTCTTGTCTTCAGATTCTCAAGCGATCAGCGTTGCCTTGCCAACTCTTGGGCCTATTATAGAAACAACCCTCTTGAAAAATATCTCTGTGAACGGAATGGTATTGTCAGTAACGTTGCCAGAGGTACTTAAGGAAGTTTCCCTCAGGTTtgaaaaaatgaataaaacagaaAACCTGAAATCCCAGTGTGTTGCCTGGCACTCGAAGAATCAAAAATGGGACGGAACTGCCTGCGACCTGCAAGAAGAGAGTTCTGCCGTTGCCATCTGCCGCTGCAAACACCAGCCCTTCCTCTTCCAATCGTTTTCGATTCTCATGTCCCAAAATGGCGTTAAGAATGCAGCCTTGCACACCATTACTTGTGTGGGCTTAGTTGTCTCCATCTGCAGCTTGGTTTTGTGCCTGGCCATTGAGATGGTCGTCTGGCATCAGATTACCCAAACCCAAATATCCTACATGCGCCACATCTGCCTGGTGAACATAGCGGTGTCCCTGCTAGTCGCAGATGTTCTATTCATTGTAGCAGCCTTTGTGAACAACATGCCTAGAAACCACAATACGTGTGTTGCCGCCACATTTTTTGTACACTTCTTCTACCTTGCCTTGTTTTTCTGGATGCTGGCATTGGGACTCTTGATCTTGTATGGCCTCTTAGTCATTTTCTGGCACCTGAGAAAGTCTACTTTGTTGGTGGCCGCTTTCGGCATTGGGTACGGCTGCCCTTTGGTAATCGCGCTTCTCACTGTAATGATCACCGAACCGAGGAAAGGCTACCTGAGAGAGGGTGCCTGCTGGCTGAACTGGCATCACACCAAAGCCCTCTTGGCCTTCATAATACCAGCCCTCCTGATCATTGGCATCAATCTGATTGTGGTGTTGGTTGTCATTGCCAGATCGGGAAGATCTTCTGTCGGGAACCGCTCAAAGCCACAGGACTTGGTTACAGTGATCAGAGTGAGCAAAAATGTGGCACTCCTGACCCCGTTGCTAGGACTCACCTGGGGATTTGGGCTGGCAACGGTTGTTAACGATGCATCTTTGGCGCTCCATGTTACATTTTCACTGCTTAATGCGTTCCAG GGCTTTTTTATCTTGCTGTTTGGGACGCTTCTGGACAGGAAG ACAAGAGAAAGTTTACGGATGAAGTTCTTCCCCTCAAAG ATTCCATCACCTGATACCACATGTGGTCACCTGAAATAA
- the ADGRF4 gene encoding adhesion G protein-coupled receptor F4 isoform X2, with translation MTAQRIICHSLVVFCVVWISLGEPQIKGKVFNNKLEVRRNPQECVGNCRAGGQECSEPCKNPFHGNKTFVCLAGQWQKSTETCSSLDVQSLLQRISKPRIVAGKPEYEMHHYSSHSSTTRGEEWPCPMDFSCIIQDILSAPPVAGNIVDIVKLLRSISINLSTNVTIEKLMSFSKMADRILNGSLLPDWAFISEKNASCVLLESVISFAGKLRVPQNVSNSFIATKCARINKNTLEKSFTFSLGFNNSKSNINGTVSLPPEGLRLLSSDSQAISVALPTLGPIIETTLLKNISVNGMVLSVTLPEVLKEVSLRFEKMNKTENLKSQCVAWHSKNQKWDGTACDLQEESSAVAICRCKHQPFLFQSFSILMSQNGVKNAALHTITCVGLVVSICSLVLCLAIEMVVWHQITQTQISYMRHICLVNIAVSLLVADVLFIVAAFVNNMPRNHNTCVAATFFVHFFYLALFFWMLALGLLILYGLLVIFWHLRKSTLLVAAFGIGYGCPLVIALLTVMITEPRKGYLREGACWLNWHHTKALLAFIIPALLIIGINLIVVLVVIARSGRSSVGNRSKPQDLVTVIRVSKNVALLTPLLGLTWGFGLATVVNDASLALHVTFSLLNAFQGFFILLFGTLLDRKTRESLRMKFFPSKIPSPDTTCGHLK, from the exons AATGTGTGGGTAATTGTCGTGCTGGTGGACAGGAATGCAGCGAGCCCTGCAAGAACCCCTTCCACGGAAACAAGACTTTTGTTTGCCTGGCAGGACAGTGGCAGAAGTCGACAGAGACGTGTTCCAGTCTGGATGTCCAATCCCTCCTCCAG AGGATCTCCAAGCCACGGATTGTTGCTGGAAAACCAGAATATGAGATGCATCACTATTCGAGCCATAGTTCTACAACCAGAGGAGAAGAGTGGCCGTGTCCCATGGACTTCTCTTGCATAATCCAGGACATCCTCTCTGCTCCACCTGTTGCAGGAAACATTGTTGACATTGTGAAGCTGCTAAGAAGCATTTCCATAAATTTATCTACAAATGTCACCATTGAGAAATTAATG AGCTTCAGCAAAATGGCTGACCGCATTCTCAACGGCTCCCTCCTTCCAGACTGGGCTTTCATTAGCGAAAAAAACGCCAGCTGTGTTTTGCTCGAATCTGTGATTTCGTTTGCTGGGAAACTGCGCGTCCCTCAGAATGTATCCAATAGTTTCATTGCGACCAAGTGCGCCAGAATCAATAAAAACACTCTGGAGAAGAGCTTTACGTTTTCCTTGGGGTTTAACAATTCAAAGAGTAACATCAACGGGACAGTCTCGCTTCCCCCGGAAGGACTCCGGCTCTTGTCTTCAGATTCTCAAGCGATCAGCGTTGCCTTGCCAACTCTTGGGCCTATTATAGAAACAACCCTCTTGAAAAATATCTCTGTGAACGGAATGGTATTGTCAGTAACGTTGCCAGAGGTACTTAAGGAAGTTTCCCTCAGGTTtgaaaaaatgaataaaacagaaAACCTGAAATCCCAGTGTGTTGCCTGGCACTCGAAGAATCAAAAATGGGACGGAACTGCCTGCGACCTGCAAGAAGAGAGTTCTGCCGTTGCCATCTGCCGCTGCAAACACCAGCCCTTCCTCTTCCAATCGTTTTCGATTCTCATGTCCCAAAATGGCGTTAAGAATGCAGCCTTGCACACCATTACTTGTGTGGGCTTAGTTGTCTCCATCTGCAGCTTGGTTTTGTGCCTGGCCATTGAGATGGTCGTCTGGCATCAGATTACCCAAACCCAAATATCCTACATGCGCCACATCTGCCTGGTGAACATAGCGGTGTCCCTGCTAGTCGCAGATGTTCTATTCATTGTAGCAGCCTTTGTGAACAACATGCCTAGAAACCACAATACGTGTGTTGCCGCCACATTTTTTGTACACTTCTTCTACCTTGCCTTGTTTTTCTGGATGCTGGCATTGGGACTCTTGATCTTGTATGGCCTCTTAGTCATTTTCTGGCACCTGAGAAAGTCTACTTTGTTGGTGGCCGCTTTCGGCATTGGGTACGGCTGCCCTTTGGTAATCGCGCTTCTCACTGTAATGATCACCGAACCGAGGAAAGGCTACCTGAGAGAGGGTGCCTGCTGGCTGAACTGGCATCACACCAAAGCCCTCTTGGCCTTCATAATACCAGCCCTCCTGATCATTGGCATCAATCTGATTGTGGTGTTGGTTGTCATTGCCAGATCGGGAAGATCTTCTGTCGGGAACCGCTCAAAGCCACAGGACTTGGTTACAGTGATCAGAGTGAGCAAAAATGTGGCACTCCTGACCCCGTTGCTAGGACTCACCTGGGGATTTGGGCTGGCAACGGTTGTTAACGATGCATCTTTGGCGCTCCATGTTACATTTTCACTGCTTAATGCGTTCCAG GGCTTTTTTATCTTGCTGTTTGGGACGCTTCTGGACAGGAAG ACAAGAGAAAGTTTACGGATGAAGTTCTTCCCCTCAAAG ATTCCATCACCTGATACCACATGTGGTCACCTGAAATAA